In one Balaenoptera acutorostrata chromosome 5, mBalAcu1.1, whole genome shotgun sequence genomic region, the following are encoded:
- the LOC103005188 gene encoding T-complex protein 1 subunit zeta-like: MAAVKTLNPKAEVARAQAALAVNISAARGLQDVLRTNLGPKGTMKMLVSGAGDIKLTKDGNVPLHEMQIQHPTASLIVKVATAQDDITGDGTTSNVLIMGELLKQADLYISEGLHPRIITEGFEAAKEKALQFLEQVKVSKEMDRETLIDVARTSLRTKVHAELADVLTEAVVDSILAIKKQDEPIDLFMVEIMEMKHKSETNTSLIRGLVLDHGAWHPDMKKRVEDAYILTCNVSLEYEKTEVNSGFFYKSAEEREKLVKAERKFIEDRVKKIIDLKKKVCGDSDKGFVVINQKGIDPFSLDALAKEGIVALRRAKRRNMERLTLACGGVALNSLDDLNLDCLGHAGLVYEYTLGEEKFTFIENCNDPRSVTLLIKGPNKHTLTQIEDAIRDGLRAVKNAIDDGCVVPGAGAVEVAMAEALIKYKPSVKGRAQLGVQAFADALFIIPKVLAQNSGFDLQETLVKVKAEHSESGQLVGVDLNTGEPMVAAEVGVWDNYCVKKQLLHSCTVIATNILLVDEIMRAGMSSPKG; encoded by the coding sequence ATGGCGGCCGTGAAGACCCTGAATCCCAAGGCTGAGGTGGCCCGAGCCCAGGCGGCGTTGGCGGTCAACATCAGCGCGGCCCGGGGGCTGCAGGACGTGCTGAGGACCAACTTGGGGCCTAAGGGCACCATGAAGATGCTTGTTTCTGGTGCTGGAGACATCAAGCTCACTAAAGATGGAAATGTGCCGCTTCATGAAATGCAAATTCAACACCCAACAGCCTCCTTAATAGTCAAAGTAGCAACAGCCCAGGATGACATAACTGGTGATGGTACCACTTCCAATGTCCTAATCATGGGAGAGCTCCTGAAGCAGGCGGATCTCTACATTTCTGAAGGTCTTCATCCCAGAATAATTACAGAAGGGTTTGAAGCTGCAAAGGAAAAGGCACTTCAGTTTTTGGAACAAGTCAAAGTAAGCAAAGAGATGGACAGGGAAACACTTATAGATGTGGCCAGAACATCTCTACGTACTAAAGTTCATGCTGAACTTGCTGATGTCTTAACAGAGGCTGTAGTGGACTCCATTTTAGCCATTAAAAAACAAGATGAACCTATTGACCTCTTCATGGTTGAGATCATGGAGATGAAACATAAATCTGAAACCAATACAAGCTTGATCAGAGGTCTTGTTTTGGACCATGGGGCATGGCATCCTGATATGAAAAAGAGAGTAGAAGATGCGTACATCCTCACATGCAACGTGTCATTAGAATATGAAAAAACAGAAGTGAATTCTGGCTTTTTTTACAAGagtgcagaggagagagagaaactagtgaaagctgaaagaaaattcattgaagacagagttaaaaaaataatagacctGAAAAAGAAAGTCTGTGGTGATTCAGATAAAGGATTTGTTGTTATTAATCAAAAGGGAATTGACCCCTTTTCCTTAGATGCTCTTGCAAAAGAAGGCATAGTAGCTCTGCGCagagctaaaaggagaaatatggAAAGGCTGACTCTTGCTTGTGGTGGGGTAGCCCTAAATTCTCTTGATGACCTAAATCTTGATTGTTTGGGACATGCAGGACTTGTCTATGAATATACATTGGGAGAAGAGAAGTTCACCTTCATTGAGAACTGTAACGATCCTCGCTCAGTCACATTATTGATCAAAGGACCAAATAAGCACACACTTACTCAGATTGAAGATGCAATAAGAGATGGCTTGAGGGCTGTTAAAAATGCTATTGATGATGGCTGTGTAGTTCCAGGTGCTGGTGCAGTGGAAGTGGCAATGGCAGAAGCCCTGATTAAATACAAGCCCAGTGTAAAGGGCAGGGCCCAACTTGGAGTTCAAGCATTTGCTGATGCATTGTTCATTATTCCCAAGGTTCTTGCTCAGAACTCTGGTTTTGACCTTCAGGAAACACTAGTTAAAGTTAAAGCAGAACATTCAGAATCAGGTCAACTTGTGGGTGTAGACTTGAACACAGGTGAGCCAATGGTAGCAGCAGAAGTAGGCGTATGGGATAACTACTGTGTAAAGAAACAGCTTCTTCATTCCTGCACTGTGATTGCCACCAACATTCTCCTGGTTGATGAGATCATGAGAGCTGGAATGTCTTCTCCAAAAGGTTGA